From the genome of Alosa alosa isolate M-15738 ecotype Scorff River chromosome 20, AALO_Geno_1.1, whole genome shotgun sequence, one region includes:
- the hivep3a gene encoding transcription factor HIVEP3 isoform X2 has protein sequence MEALHNQLNAGETSGGEDQPQSTSPSVGCSSQPSASQESKPAQDADSEPHRHGAPSKPPRRQHLERKRLRLQRRQAQDVGSLKDDKLAGTANDAGPLPGNECGGSVQVSKEDSTGAPIPSSSSSAPSLGTEEAQEGMPKQKRERKPQKPGKYVCSYCGRACAKPSVLQKHIRSHTGERPYPCAPCGFSFKTKSNLYKHRKSHTHRVKAGLAPASKDEPAISGQEEPLTDSEDESNQPPSTSSAKKQETLAPQASYGAELRSTEQSQGLGDSHAVKKRLAMRLSKTKQAPPTGSSDDVSSSLVLGSRGSTESGYFSRSESTEQSQDSPPNSSAKSYAEIILGKYGRLGHLQRASRNQQQQSGGQDGIPFTLPKKQVIDHITKLITINEAVVDTSKIDSVKPRRFSLSRRSSTESAKASALKEPLVQCPKVTEACSKASGSITLGVPCQKFQQQSLNIEQSSSQASAAPLLRSLSVPSASPASTSDAPRHLRLSQSFDEQPPTQTNRRHALLRRQPAIELPIGCDFTPEKSAMTSSVPYHQDMLSLPHQKPRPLQPYECEECGTGCKDWESYKTHRRQTCNMHQQQKMEAVSEQVENPTRMHFMSRPGALVMRKRRKEDSLELDDPCSSMASSSASGTSPGIEGDLTNKAYEGPNVGNIGLMLEKDPERPLKGISVIQHTSSFEKQEGNLFVKSKVKDELDKCASFEMHYSPLTQSSEQQSSKPSSRKLMRQHNVLVPEILVTEDTNATPMSLSATVSIAKEAERTDEFQWPQRSSTLAQLPIEKLPPKKKRLRLAEAAQSSGESSFESLSLPPRSPGQDSNVSHMSSCSVSFEDSGKLTNVEMTSGRRSRATHTLAVPASSHHHHPHREMRRSASEQAPHVPQQCTPISEVRSKSFDYSSLSPDRTPAGWKERRKCLLLKHTTVRDPDDEEPPSQQTSSVSMPSVSMLASFCTASVPSSSRMKLSPGPSEPPCTPTSYNTSPVHTHCQESPALWQQDPPHQLRNSPEVALNQCSSDHKVQQTAPVVYMGLEGIQLGSAHVTQGPSGAARAHYSPGSSRLKLEIPTRDPVEESEPRVAISSQVPARPFQHQRVYFTITPDAEPLRPAEMQTVAVRVQGDIPAHASAIYTTHSHHAVTKPQELSSSANRNVTLDVTTVPSVSLDHSSPLTVTPDTKLQGCRSVGSGGNKRMLSPSNSLELGPEMRQQQKRVKEEDKKEEEEQDNTKEGGDGQLSNRVKAEQAIAESAGSHRSTQSLSSPSATTNSNNNNNKQKPMPTFHAEPEYSWCYLNYAKPSPSPQNDHQASVYSSWSTSAYNPNPPGLSSKEVLAQLHCKQGHSSSVTYTMAPMSPPAEEKEKGKKKDKEGPVADPGKPSVSEVHTTQHKCPTEERAVWSTEDVKKEEGEEEEEEERKRERTVASKHTEPPRVWICEGGYRSNEEYVYVRGRGRGRYVCEECGIRCKKPSTLRKHIRLHTDQRPFICQHCNFAFKTKGGSDGCPVRTEALEEHQFSDAEDTEGEDEDEEDDDNDDDDDDDDDDGTDEDYEDAEDQPKKGPPDVHHGELITAHLASSASSPTRAGDATQTDAGPSEPPRERHPLPSMHSSLTGAVTVTVPRPHPEPHGGSCSSPILSLSPGRCVSPALPQSLCPSSCCSPSPSPYPQLSPYQRRLSPSPSGQVSPGRCPPSPSGCQRSPGRDSAALVPQSACSSAGCPGSGPTSPTSISGSFSPHRTPKPRYQAAPGGMSCMAAQERCCPQEEVMHLPPSQLSVLRNQHRHHHRHHHHHHHHHHPARTATTISAAALPSEGCCLLSHLPLHSQPPARSPSLLIPIGGIHMVQARGSYQRPGPAVSPALGRAGAEEPPSRWSPRTTMAPAAAVGRPAPRGAGPRHGQLCSSANHRSPEAEEPTAGQSELPLLNREGRPDVCVKSREDTTLQGEESSTQTPSCVSRPQHTHSHTHTHTNTQTHAVPDKHLNCTY, from the exons ATGGAGGCCTTGCATAACCAGCTTAATGCTGGGGAGACGTCCGGAGGTGAAGATCAGCCTCAGAGTACATCTCCCTCAGTAGGCTGCTCCTCTCAGCCCTCAGCCTCCCAAGAAAGCAAGCCAGCACAGGACGCAGACTCTGAGCCCCATCGCCATGGAGCCCCATCCAAACCCCCTAGACGTCAGCATCTGGAGAGGAAACGCCTGCGGCTCCAGAGGAGACAAGCTCAGGACGTGGGCTCTCTTAAGGATGATAAGCTCGCAGGGACGGCGAACGACGCCGGGCCGTTACCAGGCAACGAGTGCGGGGGTTCCGTCCAGGTGTCAAAGGAAGACTCCACGGGTGCTCCCATTCCTTCTTCGAGCAGTTCGGCTCCATCTCTCGGTACGGAGGAGGCACAGGAAGGCATGCCAAAGCAGAAACGCGAGCGCAAACCGCAGAAGCCCGGGAAGTATGTGTGCAGCTACTGCGGTCGAGCTTGCGCCAAGCCTAGCGTGCTCCAGAAGCACATTCGCTCCCACACCGGGGAGAGACCTTACCCTTGTGCCCCTTGCGGCTTCTCGTTCAAGACCAAGAGCAACCTGTACAAGCACCgcaaatcacacactcacagggtcAAAGCTGGGCTGGCTCCAGCAAGCAAAGACGAACCAGCCATAAGCGGCCAAGAAGAACCCTTGACTGATTCAGAGGATGAGTCTAACCAGCCGCCGTCAACCAGCTCAGCAAAGAAACAGGAAACGCTTGCACCGCAAGCATCGTACGGTGCTGAGTTACGTTCTACTGAGCAATCCCAGGGGCTTGGAGACTCCCATGCTGTTAAAAAGAGACTTGCGATGAGACTGAGCAAAACCAAGCAAGCTCCACCAACGGGCTCATCAGATGACGTTTCCTCTTCGCTGGTTTTGGGAAGTCGTGGGAGCACTGAGTCGGGCTACTTCTCTCGTTCAGAGAGCACGGAGCAGTCTCAAGACAGCCCTCCAAACTCCAGCGCTAAAAGCTACGCTGAAATCATCCTTGGCAAGTACGGGCGCCTTGGACATCTGCAGAGGGCTTCCCGTAACCAGCAGCAACAGTCTGGCGGACAAGACGGCATCCCTTTCACGCTTCCCAAAAAGCAGGTCATTGACCATATCACAAAGCTCATCACCATCAACGAGGCTGTGGTAGACACCAGTAAGATTGACAGTGTCAAGCCTAGACGCTTCTCCCTGTCTAGGCGAAGCAGTACAGAGTCAGCCAAGGCCTCTGCTCTTAAAGAACCCCTTGTGCAGTGCCCTAAAGTGACTGAGGCTTGTTCCAAGGCCAGTGGGTCTATTACTCTTGGTGTTCCGTGTCAGAAATTCCAGCAACAGAGCCTAAATATAGAACAGTCCTCCAGCCAAGCCTCTGCAGCACCACTTTTGAGGAGTCTTTCAgtcccctctgcctctcctgctAGCACAAGCGATGCTCCCCGGCACCTGAGGCTCAGCCAATCATTTGACGAGCAGCCGCCTACCCAGACGAATCGGCGCCATGCCTTGCTTCGCCGCCAACCAGCGATTGAGCTGCCCATTGGCTGTGATTTTACCCCTGAAAAGTCAGCCATGACATCCTCTGTGCCATACCACCAAGACATGCTTAGCTTGCCTCATCAAAAACCAAGGCCCCTTCAACCGTACGAGTGTGAAGAGTGTGGCACTGGCTGCAAAGATTGGGAGAGTTACAAGACGCACAGACGGCAAACGTGcaacatgcaccaacagcagaaaatggAGGCAGTTTCTGAACAGGTGGAGAATCCTACAAGGATGCACTTCATGAGCAGGCCAGGGGCTTTAGtaatgagaaagagaagaaaagaggacagTCTCGAACTTGATGATCCCTGTTCCTCAATGGCCTCGTCCTCTGCATCTGGGACAAGCCCTGGAATTGAAGGAGACCTGACCAACAAGGCTTATGAAGGACCTAATGTAGGAAACATTGGATTAATGCTGGAGAAAGACCCTgagagacctttgaaggggaTATCAGTGATCCAACATACAAGTTCATTTGAGAAGCAAGAGGGTAATCTGTTTGtgaaaagtaaagtaaaagatGAATTAGATAAATGTGCCTCCTTTGAGATGCACTATTCACCATTAACTCAGTCATCAGAGCAGCAGTCATCAAAACCAAGCTCTCGGAAGTTAATGCGCCAGCATAATGTCCTAGTGCCAGAGATCCTAGTCACAGAGgatacaaacgccacgccaatGTCCCTGTCTGCGACTGTTTCCATAGCCAAAGAGGCTGAGAGGACAGACGAGTTCCAGTGGCCCCAAAGAAGCTCAACACTGGCCCAGCTTCCCATTGAGAAGCTGCCCCCGAAAAAGAAGCGTCTTCGGTTGGCAGAAGCTGCCCAGTCCTCTGGGGAGTCCAGCTTTGAATCTCTGTCCCTGCCTCCTCGCAGTCCAGGTCAAGACAGCAACGTGTCACACATGTCTAGCTGTTCTGTATCATTTGAGGACTCGGGAAAACTGACTAACGTGGAGATGACTTCTGGTCGGAGATCCAGGGCAACTCACACATTAGCCGTTCCTGCTAGttctcaccaccaccatccccacAGGGAGATGAGGCGCTCGGCTTCGGAGCAAGCACCACATGTTCCGCAGCAGTGCACCCCGATTTCGGAAGTCCGTAGCAAGTCCTTTGACTACAGTTCCCTGTCTCCTGATCGCACTCCAGCTGGCTGGAAGGAAAGGCGCAAATGCCTCCTCTTGAAGCACACTACAGTGCGGGATCCAGACGACGAGGAACCACCCAGCCAGCAAACATCAAGTGTTAGCATGCCAagtgttagcatgttagcaagtTTTTGCACGGCTAGTGTTCCATCCAGCTCCCGCATGAAGTTAAGTCCGGGACCTTCTGAGCCCCCGTGCACCCCCACATCCTATAACACATCTCCTGTTCACACTCATTGCCAAGAATCACCAGCGCTATGGCAACAAGATCCACCTCACCAGCTACGCAACTCGCCAGAGGTGGCACTAAATCAGTGCTCATCAGATCACAAAGTGCAGCAAACAGCACCTGTTGTTTACATGGGACTAGAAGGCATTCAGCTTGGCTCTGCCCATGTCACCCAGGGCCCCTCTGGTGCAGCACGAGCCCACTACTCTCCTGGGTCCTCACGTCTCAAGCTGGAGATACCCACCAGGGACCCAGTTGAGGAGTCGGAGCCGAGAGTAGCAATCTCGTCCCAGGTGCCTGCCCGCCCATTCCAACACCAGCGTGTTTACTTCACCATCACCCCCGATGCTGAGCCACTGAGACCTGCGGAGATGCAGACGGTGGCAGTTCGAGTCCAGGGGGACATCCCAGCCCACGCCAGTGCCATTTACACCACGCACTCTCATCATGCAGTTACTAAACCTCAGGAGCTTAGTTCAAGTGCAAACCGAAATGTGACCTTAGATGTGACGACTGTCCCATCAGTGAGTTTAGACCACAGTAGCCCACTGACCGTGACCCCTGATACCAAGTTGCAGGGATGTAGGTCAGTAGGTTCCGGAGGAAACAAACGGATGCTGTCTCCGTCAAATAGCCTAGAGCTCGGGCCCGAAATGCGACAGCAGCAGAAACGAGTGAAAGAGGAAGACaagaaggaagaagaagaacaggacAACACCAAAGAGGGTGGCGATGGGCAACTTTCAAACCGGGTTAAAGCCGAGCAAGCAATAGCAGAGTCAGCCGGCAGTCACAGAAGCACCCAGAGCCTTTCCTCTCCCAGCGCCAccaccaacagcaacaacaacaacaacaaacagaaGCCTATGCCTACATTTCACGCGGAGCCCGAGTACAGCTGGTGCTATCTCAACTACGCCAAGCCGAGCCCGTCCCCTCAGAACGACCACCAGGCCTCGGTGTACTCCTCCTGGTCCACCAGTGCCTACAACCCCAACCCTCCAGGGCTCAGCAGCAAGGAGGTCCTAGCGCAGCTCCACTGCAAGCAGGGGCACTCCTCCTCCGTCACCTACACCATGGCCCCCATGTCACCCCCAgcggaggagaaggagaaggggaaGAAGAAGGACAAGGAAGGACCGGTGGCAGACCCTGGGAAGCCAAGCGTGTCTGAG GTCCACACCACTCAGCACAAATGTCCCACTGAGGAAAGGGCAGTCTGGTCAACAGAGGACGTGAAGAAAGAGGagggtgaagaggaggaggaggaggagaggaaaagggagagaacaGTAGCCTCTAAACACACTGAGCCTCCTCGTGTTTGGATTTGTGAAGGAGG GTATAGGTCGAATgaggagtatgtgtatgtgcgcggGCGTGGGAGGGGCAGGTacgtgtgtgaggagtgtggcATTCGCTGTAAGAAGCCCAGCACGCTTCGCAAACACATCCGACTGCACACCGACCAGCGGCCCTTCATCTGCCAGCATTGCAACTTTGCTTTCAAAACCAAAG GTGGCAGTGATGGTTGCCCAGTCAGGACAGAGGCACTTGAGGAACACCAGTTCTCTGATGCTGAGGACACGGAGGGagaagatgaggatgaggaagatgatgacaatgatgatgatgatgatgatgatgatgatgatggaacCGATGAAGACTACGAAGATGCAGAGGACCAGCCAAAAAAGGGTCCCCCAGATGTGCATCATGGAGAACTCATCACTGCCCACTTggcatcatcagcatcatcaccCACCCGGGCTGGAGATGCCACCCAGACGGACGCCGGTCCCTCCGAACCCCCGCGGGAGCGGCATCCTTTACCCAGCATGCACTCCTCCCTGACGGGCGCGGTGACGGTCACGGTCCCGCGGCCACACCCGGAGCCCCACGGTGGCAGCTGCTCGTCCCCCATCCTCAGCCTCTCCCCGGGCCGCTGCGTGTCCCCAGCCCTGCCCCAGTCGCTCTGCCCGTCCTCCTGCTGCTCCCCCAGCCCCTCTCCCTATCCACAGCTCTCCCCCTATCAGCGGCGCCTCTCGCCCTCTCCATCGGGCCAGGTGTCTCCAGGCAGGTGTCCACCGTCGCCCTCTGGATGCCAGCGGTCCCCTGGCAGGGACTCGGCAGCTCTCGTTCCCCAGTCGGCCTGCAGCTCCGCTGGGTGTCCAGGCTCCGGtcccacctcccccacctccatctcTGGGTCCTTCTCTCCACACAGGACACCCAAGCCAAGATACCAAGCAGCCCCTGGCGGGATGAGCTGTATGGCCGCGCAG GAGAGGTGTTGTCCCCAGGAGGAAGTGATGCACCTGCCACCATCCCAACTCTCTGTCCTCCGCAACCagcaccgccaccaccaccgccaccaccaccaccaccaccaccaccaccacccagcccGGACAGCCACCACCATCTCGGCCGCTGCTCTGCCCAGCGAGGGCTGCTGCCTCCTCAGCCACCTGCCCCTCCACTCCCAGCCTCCGGCCCGGAGCCCCAGCCTGCTCATCCCCATCGGCGGGATCCACATGGTGCAGGCCAGGGGCAGCTACCAGCGCCCAGGCCCAGCCGTGAGCCCCGCTCTGGGCCGCGCGGGAGCCGAGGAGCCCCCATCACGCTGGAGCCCCAGAACGACGATGGCACCAGCGGCAGCAGTGGGGCGGCCGGCTCCGAGAGGCGCTGGACCCAGACACGGCCAGCTGTGCAGCTCAGCCAATCACAGGAGCCCAGAGGCTGAGGAACCCACCGCCGGCCAATCAGAACTGCCGTTGTTGAACAGGGAAGGAAGGcctgacgtgtgtgtgaagagtcGGGAGGACACAACGCtccagggagaggagagctcgACGCAAACGCCCAGTTGTGTGTCTaggcctcagcacacacactcacacacacacacacacacaaacacacaaacacacgctgtCCCAGACAAGCACCTTAACTGCACATATTAA